The proteins below come from a single Parageobacillus toebii NBRC 107807 genomic window:
- a CDS encoding enoyl-CoA hydratase codes for MSELVQYTALENGIAIITLNRPESANALSTALLYELSHLLYDLAFRRDVRVVIFTGAGEKVFCAGADLKERAGMNETEVRKTVTLIRETINQIEQLPQPVICALNGSAFGGGLELALACDIRVAADTAQLGLTETSLGIIPGAGGTQRLPRLIGKGKAKELIFTAKRITAKEAEQIGLVEYVVPREQLMEKAMEIAEQIVVNAPIAVMQAKIAINRGLDVDLATGLRIEQMAYDITIPTKDRLEGLQAFKEKRKPVYKGE; via the coding sequence ATGTCAGAACTTGTTCAATACACGGCACTGGAAAACGGGATTGCGATCATTACGTTAAACCGTCCCGAATCGGCAAATGCGCTATCGACGGCATTGTTATATGAATTATCGCATCTTCTTTACGACCTCGCTTTCCGGCGGGACGTCCGTGTTGTCATTTTTACCGGAGCAGGTGAAAAAGTATTTTGCGCTGGAGCTGATTTAAAAGAGCGTGCAGGCATGAACGAAACGGAAGTACGCAAAACGGTGACGCTGATTCGTGAAACCATTAATCAAATAGAACAGCTCCCGCAGCCGGTGATTTGCGCGCTAAATGGTTCCGCGTTTGGCGGAGGGCTTGAGCTTGCGCTTGCGTGCGATATTCGCGTTGCCGCAGACACGGCGCAGCTTGGTCTTACGGAAACATCGCTTGGAATCATTCCGGGAGCGGGAGGGACGCAGCGGCTTCCGCGCCTAATCGGAAAAGGGAAGGCGAAAGAATTAATTTTTACAGCAAAACGCATTACCGCGAAAGAAGCGGAACAAATCGGCCTTGTTGAATACGTTGTACCGCGCGAGCAATTGATGGAAAAGGCGATGGAAATCGCCGAACAAATCGTAGTGAATGCGCCAATCGCCGTCATGCAAGCGAAAATTGCGATCAACCGCGGTTTAGATGTTGATTTAGCGACAGGATTGCGCATTGAACAAATGGCATATGACATCACGATTCCAACAAAAGACCGTCTCGAAGGACTGCAGGCGTTTAAAGAAAAACGGAAACCGGTCTACAAAGGGGAATAG
- a CDS encoding acyl-CoA carboxylase subunit beta, translating to MQTNDVMNKQNKTLTEQLTERIKKIEQGGAPKYHEKNAAQGKLFVRDRLKLLLDNGLEFEDALFANCLADGLPADGVVTGVGKINGQTVCVMANDSTVKAGSWGARTVEKIIRIQETAEKLRCPILYLVDSAGARITDQIEMFPGRRGAGRIFYNQVKLSGKVPQVCLLFGPSAAGGAYIPAFCDIVIMVEGNASMYLGSPRMAEMVIGEKVTLEEMGGARMHCTVSGCGDVLVKTEEEAIAYARRYLSYFPANYSEKPPVAEAKPPKAFEKTIEEIIPENQNAPFNMYDLIERVIDEGSFCEIKKLFAPELITGLARLNGQPIGIIANQPRVKGGVLFHDSADKAAKFITLCDAFNIPLLFLADIPGFMIGTKVERAGIIRHGAKMISAMSEATVPKISIIVRKAYGAGLYAMAGPAFEPDCCLAFPNAQIAVMGPEAAVNAVYANKIAELPEEERAAFVEQKREEYRRDIDIYRLASEMVVDGIIAPNNLRDELIRRFDAYMSKYMTFSERKHGVYPV from the coding sequence ATGCAAACAAACGATGTGATGAACAAGCAAAACAAAACACTTACAGAGCAATTGACGGAGCGAATCAAAAAAATCGAACAAGGAGGAGCTCCAAAATATCACGAGAAAAACGCCGCACAAGGAAAATTGTTTGTCCGTGACCGCTTAAAATTATTGTTGGACAACGGACTGGAATTTGAAGACGCGCTATTTGCGAACTGTCTTGCCGATGGGCTCCCTGCCGATGGCGTTGTTACAGGAGTCGGAAAAATTAACGGTCAAACGGTATGCGTAATGGCGAATGACTCTACGGTGAAAGCAGGTTCATGGGGAGCGCGCACCGTTGAAAAAATCATTCGCATTCAAGAAACAGCAGAAAAGCTTCGCTGCCCGATTCTTTATTTAGTGGATTCTGCTGGCGCGCGCATTACTGACCAAATCGAAATGTTCCCGGGGCGGCGCGGTGCCGGACGCATTTTTTATAATCAAGTAAAATTATCAGGAAAAGTGCCGCAAGTCTGCTTATTGTTTGGGCCGTCTGCAGCCGGTGGCGCTTATATTCCAGCGTTTTGCGATATCGTCATTATGGTGGAAGGAAACGCGTCGATGTATTTAGGTTCGCCGCGCATGGCGGAAATGGTGATTGGGGAAAAAGTAACGCTCGAAGAAATGGGCGGCGCTCGCATGCACTGCACTGTTTCCGGATGCGGGGACGTGCTTGTGAAAACGGAAGAAGAGGCAATCGCCTACGCCCGCCGTTATTTATCGTACTTTCCAGCAAACTACAGCGAAAAACCGCCAGTAGCGGAAGCGAAACCGCCGAAAGCATTTGAAAAGACGATTGAAGAGATCATTCCGGAGAACCAAAACGCTCCGTTTAATATGTATGATCTCATTGAGCGCGTGATCGACGAAGGATCGTTCTGTGAAATTAAGAAGCTGTTCGCGCCAGAGTTAATCACGGGATTGGCTCGTTTAAACGGGCAGCCGATCGGAATTATCGCCAATCAGCCGCGCGTAAAAGGCGGTGTTCTGTTCCATGATTCCGCTGACAAAGCGGCAAAATTCATCACTCTTTGCGATGCGTTTAACATTCCGCTTCTCTTTTTAGCGGACATTCCTGGGTTTATGATCGGGACAAAAGTCGAGCGCGCCGGAATTATTCGTCATGGCGCGAAAATGATTTCAGCAATGTCGGAAGCGACTGTCCCGAAAATTTCCATTATCGTGCGGAAAGCGTACGGTGCCGGACTTTATGCGATGGCAGGGCCGGCGTTTGAGCCAGATTGTTGCTTAGCGTTTCCAAACGCGCAAATCGCTGTGATGGGTCCGGAAGCAGCGGTAAACGCCGTGTATGCAAATAAAATTGCGGAACTGCCAGAGGAAGAGCGGGCGGCATTTGTCGAACAAAAGAGAGAAGAGTACCGCCGCGATATCGATATTTACCGCCTCGCATCCGAAATGGTCGTTGACGGCATCATCGCTCCGAATAACTTGCGAGATGAGCTAATTCGCCGTTTTGATGCGTATATGTCCAAGTATATGACGTTCTCAGAAAGAAAACACGGTGTGTATCCGGTTTAA
- a CDS encoding transglycosylase domain-containing protein, translated as MEQSRWQKRKNKRKSYWKRAGIIVALFLIGSYIAVQAYIATRDISKLDHPLPAPTIIYDQNGRVASKISASKMEAVSIERIPNHFLEAIVATEDRRFYDHEGIDYFGILRALVHNMKALEWAEGGSTITQQLAKNVFLTNEKSLRRKWEEWFIAKKIERTYSKKEILEMYVNRVYFGEGAWGIKKAAETYFGKDVSELTVSESALLAGLIKAPSALSPVSHYEKAIARRNVVLQLMKEQGYIDEQTFLRAKKEKVVIQKEKADPYKGKYPYYVDHLIQEAIERYHLTQNEILSGGLHIYTELNPHMQDALEAVYQNDALFPKGTDDQLVQSGAVLLDPKTGGIKALIGGRGEHVFRGFNRATQLKRQPGSTMKPLAVYTPALEQGYHIFDELKDEPMEFDGYRPENYDHFYRGTVTIYEAVIHSLNIPAVWLLDQIGLEKGIDALHRFGIPLEKDDHYLGIALGGMQRGVSPLQMAEAYSAFPNDGVRKEAHIITKIVDQNGNEIAKWKPHDVRVTSKEVAQKITFMLEGVVKEGTGKLARIPKRALAGKTGSTQVPLDGVNGVKDQWMVGYTPQLVGAVWLGYDHTDERHYLRTTSSQTVAVIFKEIMEKALEGTPAQSFAYPALKKEKKQWQQWHKHKKENEEEEEKEEEEEKEEKWKHERGPKQKREKEKRPHHPHDKHEKKQKEKGKGHKHDD; from the coding sequence TTGGAACAAAGCCGATGGCAAAAGAGGAAAAACAAGAGGAAATCATATTGGAAGAGAGCGGGAATCATTGTTGCTCTTTTCCTTATTGGCAGCTACATTGCCGTTCAAGCGTATATTGCGACTAGAGATATTAGCAAACTTGATCATCCGCTGCCTGCTCCAACCATTATTTATGATCAAAACGGCCGAGTGGCGAGTAAAATTTCCGCATCCAAGATGGAAGCCGTATCGATAGAGCGCATTCCAAACCACTTTTTAGAAGCGATCGTCGCCACGGAAGACCGCCGTTTTTATGATCATGAAGGAATTGATTATTTCGGTATTTTGCGGGCGCTCGTCCACAATATGAAAGCTTTAGAATGGGCGGAAGGCGGAAGCACCATTACACAGCAGTTAGCAAAAAACGTGTTTTTAACGAATGAAAAATCGTTGCGTCGCAAATGGGAAGAATGGTTTATCGCGAAAAAAATTGAGCGAACGTATTCGAAAAAAGAGATTTTAGAAATGTACGTCAACCGTGTTTACTTCGGCGAAGGAGCATGGGGCATTAAAAAAGCGGCGGAAACCTATTTTGGAAAAGATGTTTCCGAATTAACGGTAAGCGAATCCGCGCTGTTAGCAGGGCTGATTAAAGCCCCGTCCGCCTTATCGCCAGTAAGCCATTATGAAAAAGCGATTGCCAGAAGAAACGTTGTGCTTCAGCTGATGAAGGAACAAGGATATATCGATGAACAAACGTTTTTGCGCGCCAAGAAAGAAAAGGTTGTCATACAAAAAGAAAAAGCGGATCCGTACAAAGGCAAATATCCATACTATGTTGACCATCTGATTCAAGAGGCGATTGAACGGTATCATTTAACGCAAAACGAAATTCTTTCCGGGGGACTTCATATTTATACGGAATTGAACCCTCATATGCAGGATGCGCTAGAGGCGGTGTATCAAAATGATGCTCTATTTCCAAAAGGAACGGACGATCAGCTTGTCCAAAGCGGCGCGGTGCTTCTTGATCCGAAAACAGGTGGGATCAAGGCGTTAATTGGCGGGCGCGGTGAACATGTATTCCGCGGATTTAACCGGGCGACGCAATTAAAGCGGCAGCCGGGGTCGACGATGAAGCCGCTTGCCGTGTATACGCCAGCGTTAGAACAAGGCTACCATATATTTGACGAATTAAAAGATGAACCGATGGAATTTGATGGCTACCGTCCCGAAAACTATGATCACTTCTATCGCGGCACGGTGACGATATATGAGGCCGTTATTCATTCGCTAAACATCCCAGCTGTATGGCTTTTGGATCAGATTGGACTCGAGAAAGGAATCGATGCGTTACATCGTTTTGGCATTCCACTCGAAAAAGACGATCATTATTTAGGAATCGCGTTGGGAGGAATGCAGCGCGGCGTATCTCCATTGCAAATGGCAGAGGCATATTCGGCATTTCCAAATGACGGTGTACGAAAAGAAGCGCACATTATTACAAAAATAGTCGACCAAAACGGCAATGAGATTGCGAAATGGAAACCACATGATGTTCGTGTCACATCAAAAGAAGTTGCACAAAAAATAACGTTTATGCTTGAGGGAGTCGTAAAAGAAGGAACAGGGAAACTCGCGCGCATTCCTAAAAGAGCATTAGCGGGAAAAACAGGATCCACCCAAGTTCCGTTAGATGGAGTAAATGGAGTAAAAGATCAATGGATGGTTGGCTATACTCCACAGCTTGTCGGAGCTGTCTGGCTTGGATATGATCATACCGATGAACGCCATTATTTACGAACGACAAGCAGCCAAACAGTTGCCGTTATTTTTAAGGAAATCATGGAAAAAGCGCTCGAAGGCACGCCAGCGCAATCCTTTGCCTACCCTGCTTTAAAGAAAGAAAAGAAACAATGGCAACAATGGCATAAACACAAGAAAGAAAACGAAGAAGAGGAAGAGAAAGAAGAGGAAGAAGAGAAAGAAGAAAAATGGAAACATGAACGCGGCCCGAAACAAAAAAGAGAGAAGGAAAAACGACCACACCATCCGCATGACAAACATGAAAAGAAACAAAAAGAAAAAGGAAAAGGCCATAAACATGATGATTAA
- a CDS encoding hydroxymethylglutaryl-CoA lyase, translating into MSKWPKQVTIKEVGPRDGLQNEKTAISTEDKIAWINQLSKTGLTYIEITSFVHPKWIPQLSDAFEVAMRIERAPGVTYAALVPNQKGLEKALAAQVDEVAVFMSASETHNRKNINKSIEETFPVLEEVVRAAKQEGKTVRGYVSTVFGCPYEGNVSVEQVIRVSERLFDMGIDELSLGDTIGVATPKQVQELLEIVLKRFPKEKLAMHFHDTRGTALANILISLEMGITTFDSSLGGLGGCPYAPGASGNVATDDLVYMLHGMDIATGIDVGRLMEAALFIQEKIGRPLSSRYLQTISM; encoded by the coding sequence ATGAGCAAATGGCCAAAGCAAGTCACGATTAAGGAAGTCGGTCCGCGCGATGGCCTGCAAAATGAAAAAACGGCAATCTCGACAGAAGATAAAATCGCCTGGATTAATCAATTGTCCAAAACTGGACTCACCTATATCGAAATTACTTCATTTGTCCATCCGAAATGGATTCCGCAACTTTCGGATGCGTTCGAAGTAGCGATGAGAATTGAACGGGCACCAGGCGTGACGTACGCCGCGCTCGTTCCAAATCAAAAAGGATTGGAAAAAGCGCTGGCGGCACAAGTGGATGAGGTCGCGGTTTTTATGTCGGCGAGCGAAACGCATAACCGCAAAAATATTAATAAATCGATTGAAGAAACGTTTCCGGTGCTAGAAGAAGTGGTTCGAGCAGCGAAACAAGAAGGGAAAACCGTACGCGGCTACGTATCGACCGTATTTGGCTGCCCGTATGAAGGAAACGTATCGGTCGAACAAGTTATTCGCGTTTCTGAACGTTTGTTTGACATGGGAATTGACGAGCTTTCTTTGGGCGATACCATTGGTGTCGCTACGCCAAAGCAAGTACAAGAGCTGCTTGAAATCGTCTTAAAGCGGTTCCCAAAGGAAAAGCTTGCGATGCATTTTCATGATACGCGCGGCACGGCGCTAGCGAATATCCTTATTTCGCTCGAGATGGGGATTACCACTTTTGACAGCTCTCTCGGCGGGTTAGGAGGCTGTCCGTATGCACCGGGCGCATCAGGAAATGTGGCGACCGACGATTTAGTATATATGCTTCATGGCATGGACATTGCCACGGGAATTGACGTCGGGCGTCTTATGGAAGCAGCGCTGTTCATTCAAGAGAAAATCGGCCGCCCGCTTTCAAGCCGTTACTTGCAAACGATTTCTATGTAA
- a CDS encoding acetyl-CoA carboxylase biotin carboxyl carrier protein subunit, which produces MSQVVASMAGSVWKIVVSVGDKVEEGQDVIILESMKMEIPVAAESSGVVKQIHVQEGDFVNEGDVLLELE; this is translated from the coding sequence ATGAGTCAAGTAGTCGCATCAATGGCAGGAAGTGTATGGAAAATTGTCGTATCGGTAGGAGACAAAGTAGAAGAAGGGCAAGATGTCATCATTTTAGAGTCGATGAAAATGGAAATTCCGGTCGCCGCTGAATCTTCCGGGGTCGTTAAACAAATTCATGTGCAAGAAGGGGACTTCGTCAACGAGGGCGATGTGCTTCTCGAACTAGAGTAA